One window from the genome of Treponema sp. OMZ 838 encodes:
- a CDS encoding TrbG/VirB9 family P-type conjugative transfer protein: MMDKKYYISVFFIAALMATSCMTTRLVNEPIPAERVSEGNAQTREEEEKAIEREDEKHLVELLEKEVDVAKTVVYVEKPVYRPAEAKNDPLARENVQKGLPAAKAAIDGALRMPEKYSGAKMLYDYDERFVYEIYCKPYHITDIELEPGEEVWEAPFVSEPDVWQIGAGVSKKGGVDVQHFFLKPSYSKLASNMIIITNRRIYHLQLRSYKDDYMAMVQWNYPPSMPYVMAKSENAVNSVKSVLSGTSPEFLSFDYKIKYSPFKKPAFIPIRIYDDGAKTYIEVDEQVLHGQLPALFAEDKNIINYRVKGNLFIIDQLITKATLRLNKEKVIIEKLKSKSK; this comes from the coding sequence ATGATGGATAAAAAGTATTATATTTCAGTTTTTTTTATTGCTGCCCTCATGGCAACGAGCTGTATGACAACCCGTTTGGTCAATGAACCGATTCCGGCAGAACGTGTCAGTGAAGGAAATGCGCAGACGCGTGAAGAGGAAGAAAAAGCAATCGAACGCGAAGATGAAAAGCATTTGGTTGAACTTCTTGAAAAAGAAGTTGATGTTGCAAAAACGGTTGTCTATGTTGAAAAGCCCGTGTACCGGCCGGCTGAAGCAAAAAATGATCCGCTTGCACGGGAAAATGTTCAAAAAGGACTTCCTGCAGCAAAGGCGGCAATCGATGGCGCCTTACGGATGCCTGAAAAATATTCAGGCGCAAAGATGCTCTATGATTACGATGAGCGCTTCGTTTACGAAATTTACTGTAAACCATACCATATCACCGATATTGAACTTGAACCGGGAGAGGAGGTATGGGAAGCCCCTTTTGTTTCTGAGCCGGACGTATGGCAGATTGGAGCGGGGGTGAGTAAAAAAGGAGGAGTTGATGTTCAGCACTTTTTTTTAAAGCCGTCATATTCAAAGCTCGCAAGTAACATGATTATTATCACGAACCGACGGATATATCATCTCCAGTTGAGAAGTTACAAAGACGATTACATGGCGATGGTGCAGTGGAATTATCCGCCTTCCATGCCATACGTGATGGCAAAATCTGAAAATGCGGTTAATTCCGTTAAAAGCGTTTTAAGCGGTACTTCTCCTGAATTTTTATCCTTCGATTATAAAATCAAGTATTCACCATTTAAAAAACCGGCCTTTATCCCTATTCGTATCTACGATGACGGAGCAAAAACGTATATCGAAGTAGACGAGCAGGTACTGCACGGACAGCTGCCCGCCCTTTTTGCTGAAGACAAAAACATTATCAATTATCGCGTAAAGGGTAATCTTTTTATTATCGACCAGCTCATTACCAAAGCAACGCTCCGTCTTAATAAAGAGAAAGTCATCATTGAAAAGCTCAAAAGCAAAAGTAAATAA
- a CDS encoding type IV secretion system protein: MGSKFYLPKGPNTTPFNRNINKKGVEVGLRHYDELIGAENEHNIAWRFVALCSILAFFLSVGVNFYAITRPATVPLVITVSETGEAKYVGDISHLSYGNIKVPEVAIRRQLEDFITYTGTLSTDGAVIKANIAHCYAMLNETAASKYSNLLRDKHPFELFGKAKKNILLESTLKLSPQTYQIDYIQNTTTLAGQITSRIRYRAVISMACMQPPEGKEKINPLGIYITDFDITEVNVLQSSKE, from the coding sequence ATGGGAAGTAAATTTTATTTACCGAAAGGGCCTAATACCACACCATTTAACCGGAACATTAATAAAAAAGGTGTTGAAGTAGGCTTGCGTCATTACGATGAACTTATCGGCGCAGAAAATGAACACAATATTGCATGGCGCTTCGTTGCGCTTTGCTCAATACTTGCCTTCTTTCTTTCTGTCGGCGTTAATTTTTATGCCATTACGAGACCTGCAACGGTACCGCTTGTGATCACCGTCTCTGAAACCGGAGAAGCAAAGTATGTCGGTGATATTTCACACCTGTCGTACGGAAACATCAAAGTACCTGAAGTCGCCATTAGACGGCAGCTTGAAGACTTTATCACCTACACAGGAACGCTTTCAACCGACGGCGCGGTTATAAAAGCAAACATTGCACACTGCTATGCGATGTTAAACGAAACGGCTGCCAGTAAATACTCAAATCTCTTACGTGACAAGCATCCGTTTGAGCTTTTCGGGAAGGCAAAGAAAAATATCCTTCTTGAAAGCACCTTAAAGCTTTCTCCGCAAACCTATCAAATCGATTATATCCAAAACACCACCACCCTTGCAGGGCAAATTACCTCACGCATCCGCTACCGTGCTGTTATCAGTATGGCGTGTATGCAGCCGCCTGAAGGAAAAGAAAAAATAAATCCGCTCGGTATTTATATTACCGATTTTGACATTACCGAAGTCAACGTGCTTCAAAGCTCAAAAGAGTAA
- a CDS encoding Ig-like domain-containing protein, whose product MMKHRITPLWKALSLLVALQLSACSLFMKPDTSKGSGIELNQLEWEKPILQMKAGGMEHVKLTASPREKQRNANITFEYDEKIIKVITNNYGVVIEALKAGRTVLTARNGSLSTNLVITVDGYAEGYSRPPYIYSQAKVLTLRPFIQERISVSLYAGQPEDGSEFRWTSENPSVAEVIPNGQFALIETKGEGHTRIKVTHPKAEHPYTMLVYVFADNQKPTFITTQENVVTLQKDKGQRTITVDLENPQGTVNPASYRWTLSTKDGKNPCVKVETNGNKAVLTPLEAGSSLLQVSHPQSAYPLEILVRTVEIVKNVHIELTKNYVELSGTATETITATLKGLPAASSSYDTNAFVWNIEENTCLESVAHVDQLYLSGKANGIVRISVSHPQAQYPRELFISVINQQADALDASRYITTTQNFIRTKVGAAAIPVDIQLFGGEEGDERDFLWTVSGKDVEGSKADIIKLETPTGTSISRAAAPTYAFGKALITPLKEGTATISLTHKKVKYPTDIIVKVLPSYAVLEDPLYFTGSSLETLINGAEKDISVRLMGTVKKESDNEKISWKSSNDTTLSVTGSGEQAHIKATASGNTVSFITVSHPKAEENKKITVLSADSEQDLQNMKVLYADKYSYGLRAKAEAEAFISYYGLSESEIESLVWTIQDNGIISLENPTNEQTHKVQHTMAKLRGLKAGSTTITVSVKNTPTIKPVKLTVTVYPENADLSVQGQAPYLTTDQNVLVLSKAGQTGALQVRAIALSEIKQQAITWTLEKPGIIALAPNGSSAHVTALQEGETKVTVSHPDSQNTLTLFVKVGSEYIHNNPKTAFISLSADTVPLVKDAKPATLKATLTNAGGAQGGFSFTIDHPEIASLSSTDEGVCVITPVKAGQAQIEVKNKHCPLSRKVLVLVANSPEELKGLTYLTTNTNVVTVYKGQNRNVSAAVRNSDAPILDGFRWESADKGIATVEQSSGANAVIHGNEIGTTRLTVSNTHCIYPLEIIVQCVDPILAKNHPYIDTPANIVPLTVRANNVPGGWQTITASLEGGIEADNQNFSWAIEDSSIAQMYGQGSLCKVRALLAGSTRIVIRHPKAEEPCYVLLLCDAAPQTNCSISVRESIITMKPSEGDKTITATLINGTLEDKYAFKWWADTYDVISLNYSANIASIRPIGEGETTIHITHPKAPYEQEIKVRVSEYTEFAFAADFITLTEGKTQFLSMKVPSSSIKTHIEYISEKPTLCMVTGTNKTAQLSALKQGSTKVKARLIATKTGAVQAEAEILVTIEKADPDMVYITASKTVYMIEQGATQTITANIQGKNITPVDVQNLKWKSSEPSIVKLAAASFTGISMGPEAVLQAVGQGECTVTVSHEKAQSDLVLKIIVPGKDKQEITLNKTYIRLETGSQTEVKANIPGGKPNDYKMIEWSIAKYNGETIANVLGKGQSVAVYAVKPGKSALRATLPNGSVAECEILVEASRDLQFSTQSIRVAPGATQTFTYQVSPSDVAVEWRTSSDDAFSYSVDTVKKEVTITGRNEGNGILTGVTQYGNKASIRIVCAWDYALTLGKSAIISEPEINPARPEDFVIPYTVNPKDADLEINCDTDIAGFIVDKEKKKIFITPKKEGETNLTVTAKNPHKDDYTFATRSCMIKLRYAKVNLIAEKITQTGSFSRFDKGINRITIGDGEDFTFRLVADKARADLTVTNATFTAANGTEITLKEDSSGNADMYTLSHPTDYLEYRYLIDKDVKCWIAGPQQGVDSHGVSKYDWIECNKLIWKWYQDEYHPMNWDPSANHYIDDVNPITDTSNMVRYSKFMETNTYEKQKLYPDRNFDKMVKFTLTPCTPYYVSERDFKQNSIWYTPEHLWIKYQNKGFKYIEINRVSYPERNLHNFQRVPVDSKEIKTNGFAGNLTVTYTHLGKNGTQKIPVYFEQRSCTKNQ is encoded by the coding sequence ATGATGAAACACCGCATCACCCCACTTTGGAAAGCGCTTTCACTGCTCGTTGCCCTACAGCTCAGCGCTTGTTCGCTCTTTATGAAGCCCGATACATCGAAAGGAAGTGGTATCGAGCTCAATCAACTCGAATGGGAAAAACCCATACTGCAAATGAAAGCAGGCGGTATGGAACACGTAAAGCTCACCGCTTCCCCACGGGAAAAACAGCGCAATGCCAACATTACGTTTGAGTATGATGAAAAGATTATTAAAGTGATAACGAATAACTATGGCGTCGTTATCGAAGCGCTGAAAGCTGGCCGTACCGTGCTGACAGCTCGAAACGGTTCTTTAAGTACCAACCTTGTTATTACCGTCGACGGATATGCAGAAGGCTATAGCCGTCCGCCATACATTTATTCGCAAGCAAAAGTATTAACGTTAAGACCTTTTATCCAAGAGCGTATCTCTGTTTCCCTTTATGCAGGCCAACCGGAAGACGGCAGTGAGTTCCGTTGGACGAGTGAAAATCCATCCGTCGCTGAAGTTATTCCGAACGGTCAGTTTGCCCTCATCGAGACAAAAGGAGAAGGACATACTCGTATTAAAGTAACGCACCCGAAGGCGGAACATCCCTATACGATGCTTGTCTACGTCTTTGCCGATAATCAAAAGCCGACCTTTATTACCACGCAAGAAAATGTCGTTACCCTTCAAAAAGATAAGGGACAACGTACGATTACCGTCGACCTTGAAAATCCGCAAGGAACCGTTAACCCTGCAAGTTATCGCTGGACACTTTCCACCAAAGACGGTAAAAACCCGTGCGTCAAAGTCGAAACGAACGGCAATAAGGCTGTTCTTACGCCACTCGAAGCGGGAAGTTCCCTTCTACAGGTTTCTCACCCGCAGAGTGCCTATCCGCTTGAAATCCTCGTTCGTACCGTCGAAATCGTTAAAAACGTGCATATCGAATTGACAAAAAATTATGTCGAGCTTTCAGGAACGGCGACAGAGACAATTACCGCGACATTAAAAGGGTTACCGGCAGCGTCTTCTTCTTACGATACCAATGCGTTCGTATGGAACATCGAAGAAAATACCTGCCTTGAATCCGTCGCTCATGTCGACCAGCTCTATCTTTCGGGAAAGGCAAACGGTATCGTCCGCATCTCAGTTTCGCACCCCCAAGCCCAATATCCACGCGAGTTGTTTATCTCTGTTATTAATCAACAAGCCGATGCCCTTGATGCCTCACGCTATATTACTACCACTCAAAACTTTATTCGTACTAAAGTTGGCGCTGCCGCTATTCCGGTTGATATTCAACTTTTTGGCGGCGAAGAAGGGGATGAGCGGGATTTCCTCTGGACGGTTTCAGGAAAAGACGTTGAAGGAAGTAAGGCTGATATTATTAAGCTTGAAACGCCGACCGGTACCAGTATCTCCCGTGCAGCAGCTCCTACGTATGCGTTTGGTAAAGCACTGATCACGCCGTTGAAGGAAGGCACGGCAACGATTTCCCTTACCCATAAGAAAGTAAAGTACCCGACCGATATTATCGTAAAAGTACTTCCTTCTTATGCCGTTCTTGAAGATCCCCTCTATTTTACCGGCTCTTCTCTTGAAACACTGATAAACGGTGCGGAAAAAGATATTTCCGTCCGTCTGATGGGAACTGTGAAAAAAGAAAGCGATAACGAGAAAATCAGCTGGAAGTCAAGTAACGATACAACTCTTTCCGTAACCGGCAGCGGAGAACAGGCGCACATTAAAGCTACGGCGAGCGGAAATACCGTTTCCTTTATTACCGTAAGCCACCCGAAGGCCGAAGAAAATAAAAAAATTACCGTCCTTTCAGCAGACTCAGAACAAGACCTTCAAAATATGAAAGTCCTTTATGCTGATAAATATTCCTACGGCCTAAGGGCAAAGGCGGAGGCGGAAGCGTTTATCTCGTATTACGGATTATCGGAAAGTGAAATCGAATCCCTCGTTTGGACAATACAGGATAACGGCATTATATCCCTCGAAAACCCGACCAATGAACAAACGCACAAAGTGCAGCATACGATGGCAAAGTTGCGCGGCTTAAAAGCGGGGTCAACAACCATTACGGTGAGTGTTAAAAATACTCCGACGATTAAACCGGTAAAACTCACCGTCACCGTTTACCCTGAAAATGCCGACCTTTCCGTGCAAGGACAAGCCCCCTATCTGACCACCGACCAAAATGTATTGGTGCTTTCAAAAGCCGGACAAACCGGCGCTCTACAGGTGCGAGCCATCGCGCTGAGTGAAATCAAACAGCAGGCGATTACGTGGACACTCGAAAAGCCCGGCATCATCGCGCTCGCTCCGAACGGCTCATCTGCTCATGTAACAGCCTTACAGGAAGGAGAAACGAAAGTAACCGTTTCTCATCCAGACAGCCAAAATACACTCACCCTCTTTGTCAAAGTCGGAAGTGAATACATTCACAATAACCCTAAAACGGCTTTTATTTCGCTCAGTGCCGATACGGTACCGCTCGTAAAGGATGCAAAACCGGCAACCTTAAAGGCAACTCTCACCAATGCAGGAGGCGCTCAAGGCGGCTTTTCTTTTACGATCGATCATCCTGAAATCGCCTCTCTTTCAAGTACCGACGAAGGCGTTTGCGTTATAACGCCGGTAAAAGCAGGACAGGCGCAGATCGAGGTAAAAAATAAACACTGCCCCCTCTCCCGCAAAGTTCTTGTTCTTGTTGCAAACTCTCCGGAAGAGCTGAAAGGACTTACCTATCTTACGACCAACACCAATGTCGTAACGGTTTACAAGGGGCAAAATAGAAATGTCTCTGCTGCAGTCCGCAATAGTGACGCTCCAATCCTTGACGGCTTTCGGTGGGAAAGTGCCGATAAGGGAATTGCAACTGTCGAGCAAAGTTCCGGCGCTAATGCCGTTATCCACGGCAATGAAATCGGTACCACCCGTCTTACGGTGTCGAATACCCACTGTATCTATCCGCTTGAAATTATCGTCCAATGCGTCGATCCTATCCTTGCAAAGAATCATCCGTATATCGACACTCCGGCAAACATTGTTCCGTTGACTGTACGGGCAAACAATGTGCCCGGCGGATGGCAAACCATTACCGCCTCTCTTGAAGGAGGAATTGAAGCGGATAATCAGAATTTCAGTTGGGCAATCGAAGATTCCTCTATCGCCCAGATGTATGGACAAGGCTCCTTATGTAAGGTGCGCGCACTCCTTGCAGGTTCGACCCGCATTGTGATTCGCCACCCAAAAGCAGAAGAGCCGTGTTACGTTCTCCTTCTCTGTGATGCAGCCCCTCAAACGAATTGTTCAATCTCCGTCCGTGAATCGATTATCACGATGAAGCCGTCGGAAGGTGATAAAACGATTACGGCAACTCTCATTAACGGTACCCTTGAAGATAAATATGCCTTTAAATGGTGGGCAGATACCTACGATGTCATTAGCCTTAATTACTCGGCAAATATCGCCAGTATCCGCCCCATCGGTGAAGGGGAAACAACCATCCATATCACCCATCCGAAAGCACCTTATGAACAGGAAATTAAGGTGCGCGTCAGCGAATATACCGAATTTGCCTTTGCTGCCGACTTTATTACCCTTACCGAAGGAAAGACGCAATTCCTTTCGATGAAAGTCCCGTCTTCTTCGATAAAAACGCATATCGAGTATATCAGTGAAAAACCGACGCTCTGTATGGTAACCGGTACGAATAAGACTGCGCAGCTGAGTGCCTTAAAACAAGGTTCTACAAAAGTAAAGGCACGCCTTATCGCTACTAAAACCGGCGCCGTACAGGCAGAAGCCGAAATTCTGGTAACGATTGAAAAAGCCGACCCCGATATGGTCTATATCACCGCCTCTAAAACTGTCTATATGATTGAACAAGGAGCGACGCAAACCATTACGGCGAATATTCAAGGGAAAAATATTACCCCTGTTGACGTGCAGAATTTAAAGTGGAAAAGCTCTGAGCCTTCCATTGTCAAGCTTGCCGCCGCTTCTTTTACCGGCATTTCCATGGGGCCGGAAGCGGTCTTACAAGCGGTCGGACAAGGAGAATGCACCGTTACCGTCAGCCACGAAAAAGCGCAGTCGGATTTAGTCTTAAAAATAATCGTTCCCGGAAAGGATAAACAAGAGATTACCTTAAATAAAACCTATATTCGCCTCGAGACAGGTTCTCAGACTGAAGTAAAGGCGAATATTCCGGGGGGTAAACCAAACGACTATAAGATGATTGAATGGTCAATTGCAAAGTATAATGGAGAAACAATTGCAAATGTGCTTGGCAAGGGACAATCCGTTGCCGTCTATGCGGTAAAACCCGGTAAGTCCGCTTTACGTGCGACACTTCCGAACGGCAGCGTCGCAGAGTGCGAAATCCTCGTCGAAGCAAGTAGAGACTTACAGTTTTCAACGCAAAGTATCCGCGTCGCTCCCGGCGCTACACAGACCTTTACCTATCAAGTTTCTCCTTCCGATGTCGCCGTCGAATGGCGCACCTCTTCGGATGATGCCTTCTCTTACTCCGTCGATACCGTTAAAAAAGAAGTAACCATTACCGGCCGCAATGAAGGAAACGGTATCCTCACCGGTGTTACCCAATACGGCAATAAGGCGTCCATCCGTATCGTCTGTGCATGGGATTATGCCTTGACCCTTGGAAAATCTGCAATCATAAGCGAGCCGGAAATTAACCCCGCACGCCCGGAGGACTTCGTTATCCCCTATACCGTTAATCCGAAAGACGCCGACTTAGAAATCAATTGCGACACCGATATTGCAGGTTTCATTGTCGATAAAGAGAAAAAGAAAATCTTTATCACCCCCAAAAAAGAAGGGGAGACAAATCTTACCGTTACTGCAAAAAATCCGCATAAAGACGACTATACCTTTGCTACCCGTAGCTGCATGATAAAACTACGCTACGCGAAGGTAAACCTAATTGCGGAAAAAATTACGCAAACCGGTTCCTTCAGCCGCTTTGATAAAGGCATAAACCGTATCACAATCGGCGACGGGGAAGACTTTACGTTCCGCCTCGTTGCCGATAAAGCGCGTGCCGACCTTACCGTCACCAATGCAACCTTTACAGCAGCGAATGGTACTGAGATAACGCTCAAAGAAGATTCCTCCGGTAATGCAGATATGTACACGCTTTCGCACCCGACCGATTACCTCGAGTATCGCTACCTTATCGATAAAGATGTAAAGTGCTGGATTGCAGGGCCGCAACAAGGCGTTGATAGCCATGGGGTTTCAAAATATGATTGGATCGAATGCAATAAGCTTATCTGGAAATGGTATCAAGATGAGTACCACCCAATGAACTGGGATCCTTCTGCTAACCATTATATTGATGATGTAAACCCTATTACCGATACGAGCAATATGGTAAGGTATAGTAAATTTATGGAAACGAATACCTATGAAAAGCAAAAGCTTTATCCTGATCGAAATTTCGATAAAATGGTAAAATTTACCCTTACTCCTTGTACACCTTACTATGTTTCAGAAAGGGATTTTAAACAGAATAGCATCTGGTATACCCCCGAACATTTGTGGATAAAATATCAAAACAAAGGTTTTAAGTATATCGAAATCAACAGAGTTTCATATCCTGAAAGGAATCTACATAATTTCCAACGGGTACCAGTCGACTCAAAGGAGATAAAAACCAATGGATTTGCGGGAAACCTCACCGTTACCTATACACACCTTGGAAAGAACGGTACACAAAAGATACCAGTTTACTTTGAACAAAGATCCTGTACAAAAAATCAATAA
- a CDS encoding ribbon-helix-helix protein, CopG family, translating into MEEISANIKKNLYDKLLKKEQETGISQSKIIEAALMQYLTQEPVAEATKPAEDKSELYAVQFVKNSGRSIRSFALENGLEYITFYKSITGVTKPTYEMMFRLRNVIPPSWWVTTTAEAKPEKKHFTGPDDYRIVREHSAGYKHLEPLTYSWCAENGINYDQLYNLKTRKTFGFPSYSMIRALRHWIDPDLWFIYEKRQE; encoded by the coding sequence ATGGAAGAAATAAGTGCAAATATAAAGAAAAATCTCTATGATAAACTGCTTAAGAAAGAACAAGAGACCGGCATTTCGCAATCGAAGATTATCGAAGCGGCCTTGATGCAGTACCTTACACAAGAACCTGTTGCAGAAGCAACCAAACCCGCTGAAGATAAAAGCGAACTGTATGCAGTTCAATTTGTAAAAAATAGCGGGAGGAGTATCCGCTCCTTTGCACTTGAAAATGGACTTGAGTACATCACTTTTTATAAAAGTATTACCGGTGTGACAAAGCCGACCTATGAAATGATGTTTCGCTTACGGAATGTTATTCCGCCTTCTTGGTGGGTGACAACGACGGCAGAAGCGAAGCCTGAGAAAAAGCACTTTACCGGCCCGGATGATTACCGAATCGTGAGGGAACATTCAGCAGGGTATAAACACTTAGAGCCGCTTACTTACTCATGGTGTGCTGAAAACGGCATTAATTATGATCAGCTCTATAACTTGAAGACCAGGAAGACTTTTGGCTTTCCTTCGTATTCTATGATACGCGCCTTACGGCACTGGATTGACCCAGACCTCTGGTTTATCTATGAAAAACGGCAGGAATAG
- a CDS encoding type II toxin-antitoxin system RelE/ParE family toxin — protein sequence MKVVFSDKAKKFFLKLDTPIQKQIQKFILKLEGMSDPRASGKMLVGNLLGFWRYRVGDYRLLCRIVDKELVITVVEVGHRKEVYDE from the coding sequence ATGAAAGTTGTTTTTTCTGATAAGGCGAAAAAGTTTTTTTTGAAGCTTGATACGCCTATTCAGAAGCAAATACAAAAATTTATTTTAAAGCTGGAAGGTATGAGCGATCCACGAGCTAGTGGAAAAATGCTTGTAGGAAACCTCTTAGGCTTCTGGCGGTATCGGGTGGGCGATTATCGGCTTCTTTGCAGAATTGTTGATAAAGAGCTTGTAATTACTGTTGTTGAAGTAGGTCATCGCAAAGAGGTTTACGATGAGTAG
- a CDS encoding TrbI/VirB10 family protein has translation MSDIFGFDDVLEGAENDTGNEFTGGAPVTNDELSGKPALRDEKSSPYGEQTNGDEIIADFFGDEENAASSDYERAGEIPVSDSDESGNDAQGAFDTQNPVPEAAAEMQEASSEAVHADEKYSAQQALSSGKSALKLNRQLIFTVMGILFLAVFSIFIFFTSFRKKPEEKKTIAKASERYVPDFPLSQGNEKEGEKNTALSETLAKEDPPDNTSPYYYEEPVASSEQNTYTYQGTAGGGASRSKRPDTRNNAIQKPIQGIKGLTPTGRTAQSAAQGSYQSGTDSAIAASQTNPYAQFGLPAKEDLMKQILSQQGLRGGFINSYDSQNNQSGKENFYTSGKGTSDAGQFLSAFSLFQGTIIPAVLITGINTDLPGDIIARVTSNVYSSQTGQFLLIPQGTLLFASYNSSVSYAQNRVQIAWKTLIRPDGFMMELGNMQGADAQGYAGVRGKVDHHIWAFLGGMLLTTAVGLGETARKVEQLPQNPYLNSATNSAYDTTKRLTDKIIDRALDIQPTIIIAPGESVNVLTNANLALPPVESPAVTRRYIRH, from the coding sequence ATGAGTGATATATTCGGCTTTGACGACGTTCTTGAAGGAGCGGAAAACGATACCGGCAATGAGTTTACCGGAGGAGCGCCGGTTACGAACGATGAGCTGTCAGGAAAACCGGCACTTCGTGATGAAAAGAGCTCACCATACGGCGAACAGACAAATGGCGATGAAATTATTGCGGACTTTTTTGGAGATGAAGAAAATGCCGCTTCATCCGATTACGAACGAGCAGGTGAAATCCCAGTAAGCGATTCTGATGAAAGTGGTAACGATGCACAAGGTGCGTTCGATACGCAAAATCCAGTACCGGAAGCAGCTGCTGAAATGCAAGAAGCATCGAGCGAGGCTGTCCATGCAGATGAAAAATACTCCGCGCAACAGGCTCTCTCAAGCGGTAAAAGTGCGTTAAAACTGAACCGCCAATTGATCTTTACTGTTATGGGCATTTTATTTCTCGCTGTTTTCTCTATCTTTATCTTTTTCACTTCATTTCGGAAAAAACCGGAAGAAAAGAAAACCATTGCAAAAGCATCAGAACGCTATGTCCCGGACTTTCCGCTCTCTCAAGGAAATGAAAAAGAAGGAGAGAAAAACACCGCCCTTTCTGAAACCCTTGCAAAAGAAGATCCTCCCGATAACACGAGTCCCTATTATTACGAGGAGCCTGTCGCCTCTTCCGAACAAAATACTTATACCTATCAAGGTACGGCAGGAGGAGGAGCTTCGCGATCAAAAAGGCCTGATACGCGCAATAACGCAATTCAAAAACCAATCCAAGGGATTAAAGGCTTAACCCCCACTGGAAGAACAGCACAGAGTGCTGCACAAGGCTCCTATCAAAGTGGCACAGATTCCGCAATAGCTGCTTCTCAAACAAACCCGTATGCACAATTCGGACTGCCTGCAAAAGAAGATTTAATGAAGCAAATCCTTTCTCAGCAAGGCTTACGCGGCGGCTTTATCAATAGTTATGATTCTCAGAATAACCAAAGCGGCAAGGAAAACTTTTATACGAGCGGAAAAGGAACAAGCGATGCCGGACAATTCCTTTCTGCCTTTTCCCTTTTTCAAGGTACGATTATTCCCGCGGTTCTTATTACCGGCATTAACACCGATTTACCCGGAGACATTATCGCACGGGTAACGAGTAACGTATATTCTTCACAAACCGGTCAATTTTTGCTCATCCCGCAAGGAACACTTCTTTTTGCCTCCTATAATTCATCCGTCTCTTATGCACAAAACAGGGTACAGATTGCATGGAAAACACTCATTCGACCTGACGGGTTTATGATGGAACTGGGCAATATGCAAGGAGCTGATGCACAAGGCTATGCGGGAGTACGCGGAAAGGTTGACCATCATATATGGGCATTTTTAGGCGGTATGCTTTTAACAACCGCGGTCGGACTCGGAGAGACGGCTCGTAAAGTCGAGCAGTTACCGCAAAATCCATACCTTAATAGTGCGACTAATAGCGCCTATGATACAACAAAGCGGCTCACTGATAAGATTATCGACCGTGCCCTTGATATTCAGCCAACCATTATTATCGCTCCCGGTGAGAGTGTGAATGTTTTAACGAACGCAAACCTCGCGCTCCCGCCGGTTGAGTCCCCGGCAGTTACACGCCGATACATTCGCCATTAA